The nucleotide window TACCATTTTCGAAAGGGGCGGAACGCATTCTCAGGATCGAACGGCCGTTTGTATTCACTTTGTCGGCACTCTTCACTACAACAGCCTCCCATCTTACGAGCTCCTTCTTCGGAGCACACAAACAGTTTATTGCACTCCATATTGGCACAATTGATATAGGTATCGGCCGGCTTGCCGGTAATCTCGCAGTGTGCGATGGGCTCCAGGTTATCTTCATTGACCGGCACAACCAGGCGATCATCAAACACAAAACATTTTCCTTTATAATGCTTGCCGCCTTCTTCTTTGCCATATCGTAAAATCCCGCCGTGTAGCTGGTTTACATCATCCCAGCCTTTTTCTTTCATCAATACCGAAAATTTTTCGCAGCGAATACCCCCGGTGCAGTACATCAGCACTTTTTTGTCTTTGCTGATCTCGTCCTCAACTTGTTCCAGCCAATCGGGAAACTCATAAAAATTTTCAACTTGTGGCGTTAGCGCACCTTCAAAGTGCCCGATTTTAGATTCATAATCATTGCGCACATCGATAAGAACATAATCATCTTCATTCTCGAGCACCTCCTTCCACTCATGCGGCTCCAAGTATTTCCCACCATCTTCGGGGTCAACTTCCTCTTTGTGGATAGATACTAACTCTGGACGGACCTTACACTTAAGCTTCGGGAAAGGAACATACTCACTGGTGTCGGTCTTGAAATCGATACCGTCAAAGCCCGGGATGCTTGTCAGCGTTTCTTTGTACGTCGCAATCTGATCCGGCGTACCACCAACTGTTCCATTTATACCTTCCTCATTTACATAAATGCGACCTTTGATGCCCAAATCCTTACAAAACTGTTTATGCTCTTCACAAAACGTTTCGGGATCTTCAATCGTAGTAAATTTGTAATACAGTATTACTTCGTACATGATATAAATTTCAGTTTCTCTGATACTAAGACACTAAGTTTACTTGTTGCATGTTCGTGTCATGCTGAACTTGTTTCAGCATCTGCATTAAAATAATCTTTCTTAAATATTTCTTTTCTAATTTTTTTTAAACAGACCCTGAAATAAATTCAGGGTGACACGAGATCTTACACCACCTTATTCAGGCACTAAGAATATATTCATCTTTATAACTAAAACCCTTGATGCCTGAGGGGCAAACTATTTGCAGATGCCAAAAATAAGGGTAATTTTGCAAGAAATGAACCCCATTTGTTTCAAGATATTATTTTGCTGATGAAGTATATCGTTCAGCTCATAATTTTGAGCTCATTTTTATTTCTTTTTATTGGCACCGTCCAATCCCAAAATCGAACACAGGCTCAAAAACTTGACCTGTTGCAACAGATTGACCGTGCCTATAACAAAGGTAACTTAACATTAGATCAACGGGTGTTGCTTAAGTTTTCTCCATCCGAAGCCAAAAGTAAGATTGCTAACAATGATATAGAGCAACCCCTCAAATGTGGTACTTCAGCTATTTCTGACTACCACCGCCACAAATCTGAACTATCCCCTTCTACCATAAACCAAGTGGAATCTCAGATGCAGTCTGGGAGACTACAGGCCTCAGAAACCTACCAATCCCCCGGTGGCAATTTTTCCATTCACTACGACACATCCGGAAACCATGCTGTTCCTCCCGGCGATTCCAATAATAATGGCATCCCCGATTATGTAGAAGAAGTTGCAGCTGCTGCTGACTCCTCATACCGTCATGAAGTAGAACGTTTGGGCTATACCGATCCTATACCTGTTGGACAAACCTATGATATTGAAATTGTAAATATGAGGGATGTTTATAATATCGACTACTATGGTGTAACCGCCCCTCAGAATCAAACAACATTCATCCTAATTGAAAATGATTTTGCTGAAGGATTCCCCACCAATGATGATCCTGAGGGCAATCAGATTGGAGCCATTAAAGTAACCGTTGCTCATGAGTTCAAACATGCCATTCAGTTCGAAGCCAATAAATGGAATGGAGAAACAGCAGACTGGCTTGAAATGGATGCCACCCTTATGGAAGAAGTCGTTTACGACGATGTTAATGACTACTATAACTATATTAACGGCGAAAATTCGATTTTTAATAACCCTGAAGGAGGATTTTATCCGGGATCATACGCGGATATTACTTGGGCCCTATTTTTTGAAGAAAAATATGGGTCTCAATTCTGGGTTGACGTGTGGGAGACTATCAAAGATAACCCTTCCATTACTATGATTAATGCTATGACTCAGCAGTTGGGCGGGGCAACTGCTTTTGATCAGAACTATATTGAATCGCAACTTTGGCATTATGCCTCTGGACGCAATGCAGCACAGGGCTTCGGTTTTGAAGAACGCCAACACTATCCTACCCCCCCAGTCTCCAGTAGTGGAAATATTTTTACCAAAAATTTCTCGGTTCCCCGCGAACCATCATCGCTATCTCTTCCGGGAGCCTTTGCTGCGAATTATTTTGAGGTCCCCCTTCAAAGTGATCTTGTGGGAAACCTTAGACTAGAATCAACATCCAAGGCACAAAATAGTGGGGTTGGGATAATCACCTATTTCAACGACGGGACGGCTGCACCACTGCTTTATCCTCTTGCCGATCGACAGGCTTCTGTTGAGAGCTCTTCATATAGCTGGGACAATATTAGTAGACTGGGACTTGTACTTACAAACGCATCAACTTCATCCGGAGATGATAGCTCCGTCTATTTGGCGTTGGGCGGTAATAACTTTGAGAATACATTAAGCCACAACTATCCGAATCCATTTACCCAAACCACAGAAATACGATTCACCCTCGAAGAAAAAACTAAGGTGCAGCTTAAAGTTTATGATACAACCGGCCGCCTTGTTAAAACACTGATTGACGAGGAGCTGATGCCCGGTTTTTATGAGCCCACTTTTGATGGCAGTGACCTTGCATCAGGCGTGTACCTTTACCAACTGGTCACTGATCGAGAGCAAATAGTTAAAAAAATGACGCTTATTAAGTAAGAAATGAAAAGCAAGAAGTCTAAAAAGTTCTTATACCTTCTTGCTTCTCACTTTTAACCTACACTAATCTTTAGCCGGCAAAATCTTTCCCTTCACTTCACCAAAACCAATACGGTAATCGTCGGTATCGGCATAGCCAGTCATCGTTACCTCGTCACCATCTTCCAAGAACGTTCGACTTTCACCATTGGGCAATTCAATGGGATCGGTTCCCTTCCAACTTAATTCCAGCATGCTCCCATACGACGATTTCTCTTTTCCACTAATAGTACCTGAAGCATACAGGTCGCCGGGACGTACGTTACAACCTGTTACCGTTTGATGGGCCAATTGCTGTGCAATATTCCAGTAGAGATTTTTGGCATTAGATGCACAAACTTTGTGAGGAGCATCCATTTCCTCGGACTGCAAAAACACATCCAGATTTATATCGAATGTCCACTTTCCTTCAGATTGCAAATAGGGCAGAGGCTTGGGATCTTGCTCCGGCCCTTCTATGCGAAATGGCTCCAGCGCATCCAGCGTCACAATCCACGGCGAAACAGTCGTCGCCCAATTCTTGGCCAAAAACGGTCCCAATGGCTGGTATTCCCACTTCTGGATATCGCGTGCACTCCAGTCATTAACAAGCATTAATCCAAAAATATGATCTTCGGCATCTTGTACTGAGATGGGATTCCCAAGCTCATTTCCCGGTCCTGTCAAAAATCCCATCTCAAGTTCAAAGTCGCACAACTTACATGCATCAAAAACCGGAGTATCTTCGCTATCAGGCGGTAAAATTTGTCCCTTGGGACGGTGTAGATCTGTACCGCTTACGACTACCGAACTTGCACGTCCATGATAACCTACCGGCAGATGTTTCCAATTTGGCTTAAGGGCATTTTCTGGATCCCGAAACATGCTGCCCACATTTGTGGCATGCTGTTCAGAAGAGTAAAAGTCCGTGTAATCTCCGATATCAACCGGCAACAACATTTCAACCTCATCCATCGGGGTAAGCACGCGTTCCCGAAGTGGTTGATTATCGCGAAGTGCCGGCTCATCTGCACTTAACAATGTACTAATATACGATCGAGCCTCAGCCCAGGCTTCACCACCAAGTTCCATAAACATATTTAGTGTTCGCTCTCTAAATACTGGCTTTCCATCCAGGTGCGGACCATCAAAAACCCCCGCGGCATCGAGCTCCGCAAGATTAACCACATAATCACCAATAGCCGTACAGATAAAAACCTCTCCATCATCTTTCGATCGTGCTACACCATATGGCAAGTTTTGAATGGGGAAATGTGATTTCGAATCTACCTCAATAAATGATTCCAAGTTAGGATCGTTTGTTGGATGCATATTGTGAGCTTTTGAATTTTAAATTCTAAATAATGAATTCCTTTTCTCGTGTTATAAAAGTCCCAATTTTTGCAGATCTTCTCGCGGCTCATCAAAACTGCAGCTACCAAATGATGTAACCGCTACGTTGCGCAGCTCAGTAATCTCTTGGGTTGAGATCTCGTAATCCTTCCAACGAAAACCGCTTTCAGTAAACGAAAAATGCTCGGCATCTTCTTCTTTAATAACCTGCTGCATTTGCTCGTCAGAAAAATCATGCGCATACCCAAGCATAGCGCCACCAAAAATGTTAAAAAAGCCATACATCTTTGTTTTTACCGTATAATTGTAATGCCGGATAGGATGATGCAATCCTGCCGTACACTTCAGCGCTATATTCTGCTCTCGCACTTTATTCAACGTAAAAGCCACCTGCTCAACCGCTGGAAACATTGAGGCTTCAACGCCACCGCAGCGTAGTTTGAATCCGGCTCTCATATTGCTTTCATCTTTCGTTCCGGCATTATAGCGGTCCATTGCTTCCAGAATTAAACCAATCTCCTTTTCCCAGTTTTTATCAAAAATTCCCTCGAAAAATACCTCTGTGGGAAAGATCTCCCGCCCCCCTATAAGATCTGCTGTTTTAGCATATATATCAGCCAATAACGCTTCGTCATTAGCAAAAACAGCCTCCCGGGGCAGCTTAAGCTCCAGCACATCTGTGGTAATGGCTTTTCCATGCTCATCGTGAGCTCTCTCTATCGACCTCGCTATGTTCTGGAGATCCTCGTAGAAACCCGAAATCGTTTCGGCTCTTTTTCCCAGTACTGAAAATTTATACGGTTCGCCCCCCGCAAATAAATTGTCGTGGTAGGGTTTTAACTCTTCTAATCGAGAGGCCGGTATTATATACCTCGACAACATCCAGGCGTCACTATCCTTACGATACTTGCTGTACTTTTGGAGAGAAGTGTCCAGAGAGAGATCGGCCGGCGGAAACAATCCTGCATAATCGATAATCTCCCTCATAAATGCTTTAAAACTCGCTTTCATCAGCCTGTTATTCAATTGTTAATATGAGCATTTCTTTTCCATGCTATAAATAAGCAATCTATTGCAACGTTACTAAATCCAAAATAATCGCATCGGCAATTTTTATCCCCTTATCTGTAAGTATTATCCGATCATCAACCATCGCTTTTTGTTCCTTAACCAATCGTTTCAGATACGCATGCTGCCTATCCCCAAATATATAGTTATATCGCGATTCCATCTCCTCAAAAGCAACTCCTTTTCTTGTGCGCAACCCCATCATCAGTCTTTCCTCGGCAAGCTGTTCAAGCGCTAACTTCTCTTTCTGGGGATGATCTTCGCCACGTAAATATTTCCGTAAATCCTGTTCATTTTCCCACCGTTCAGCGGCATCTTCCCACCAGAACGAATGGGCACCAGGACCAAAACCCAAATAGTTTTCATGCTCCCAATAACTACTATTGTGAATGGCCTCCTTACCCGGCACACTATAATTGCTCACTTCATAGCGCTCTATTCCCTCACTACTAAATAGCTGGTTAATTATATCAAAATGTTCAGCCACCTTGTCATCCTCGGGGGGCGCAATTCGTCCGAGCTCCACCTGCTTTCCTAATCTTGTCTTGGGTTCAATCGTTAACGAATAGGCCGAAATATGCGGTGGAGCAAAACTAAGCAAGGTTTTTACGTCCTTTTTAAGCTGTTTAACCGATTGGTTAGGATTACCATAGATCAGATCTACGGTAAACGTATCAAAATCTGACTGGCTAAGCAGCTCCAAACACTGACGGGCTTCCTCACTGTTATGTGCCCGATTCATAAACTGCAACAGCTCGGGATCAAAGCTTTGTACCCCCATGCTTGCCCGATCAATTCCCAACGACTTTATATCAGCTAAAAATGAAGAAGTTACATCATCCGGGTTCATCTCCAGTGTGGTTTCTCGGGATGCCACATCAAACACTTCGTTCAGCGCATCTAAAACTTGCTCAACTTGGGCAGGAGCTAACAACGAAGGCGTCCCTCCACCAAAGTAAATCGAGTTCACTTTTTCCTCAACAAACCTTGTATTCTTATAACTTTTAATATCATCAACCAACCGCTGTACAAAGTGTTCCCGCTCGGAGGTTTGCGTCACAAAATAGAAATCACAATACGAGCAGGCCTGCTTACAAAAAGGAATGTGAAGATAAATTCCAGACACTACATTAGTTGAAAGTTACAAGTTTGCAGTTAAAGGTTTCCCGAGAGGAATTCCTAACCTTTAACATTCAACTTTCAGTTGAATAAAAAGGATTTGTCTCGTACGTATCTTTCTGCATGTAAGCCCGGGCATATTTCACATAATTGTCGGCATGCTCTTTAATAGACGCAATTTCGTCATCGGTAAGCTTACGCTTTTTCTCTACCGGGCTCCCCATATACATATAACCCGATTCCAAACGCTTGCCTGGTGGGACCAAACTTCCCGCGGCTACAATTACATCGGATTCAATGATTGCCTCATCCAACACAGTGGCATGAATACCAATAAGTGCACGATCGTGAATGGTACAACCATGAATCATCGCGTTATGTCCAATAGTTACTTCATCTCCAATTTGGGTGGGGCCGGTCTGGTTCATTACATGAATACACGTATTGTCCTGAATATTCGAGCGATCACCAACCTTAATCCAATTCACATCACCACGGATGGTAACATTGAACCAAACACTACTTTCCTCCCCGAAATTTACATCTCCAATAATATCGGCGCTGGGTGCTACAAATGCAGAATCGGGAAATTCCGGCTTCTTGTTAAGAAATTCGTATACCATAATACGTATGGGAACTTGTTAATTAGTAAAATTAGTCCAAGTGCTGCTGTATCAACTGATCGAACGCTTGAAAATTTCTTGGTAGCGGATCAACTTTCTCACCTTCAATAAAAAAGGTGGGCGTTGCATTTACGCCCGCAGTCCTACCTTGGTTACGCTGCTCCATCACTGTCTTTTGCGTTTCGGAAGCATTTAAATCATTCTTAAACTGATTAATATCCAGCCCTAACTCACGAGCATAGTTAATAAAAATGGATGTTGGACTGCCGGAGTTAGACCAGCGATTCTGGTTTTCAAACAATAGACTATGCATCTCATAAAACTTGCCCTGGTTCTTGGCTGATTGTGCTGCCCGGGCTGCCAAAGCTGCATATTGGTGTGAGTTCAGAGGAAAGTATTTCATCTCAAACTCAATCTGATCACCATATTTATCTTTCAGCTTTTCAACAATAGGGTGGAAGTAGGCACAAGCAGGACATTGATAGTCACTATATTCAACAATAGTTAGTGGCTCGTCACTTGGGCCTTCCTGTGCTTT belongs to Fodinibius sp. Rm-B-1B1-1 and includes:
- a CDS encoding DsbA family protein yields the protein MNKLAATVVLIATMVFGMGIANTSKAQEGPSDEPLTIVEYSDYQCPACAYFHPIVEKLKDKYGDQIEFEMKYFPLNSHQYAALAARAAQSAKNQGKFYEMHSLLFENQNRWSNSGSPTSIFINYARELGLDINQFKNDLNASETQKTVMEQRNQGRTAGVNATPTFFIEGEKVDPLPRNFQAFDQLIQQHLD
- a CDS encoding rhodanese-related sulfurtransferase, which codes for MYEVILYYKFTTIEDPETFCEEHKQFCKDLGIKGRIYVNEEGINGTVGGTPDQIATYKETLTSIPGFDGIDFKTDTSEYVPFPKLKCKVRPELVSIHKEEVDPEDGGKYLEPHEWKEVLENEDDYVLIDVRNDYESKIGHFEGALTPQVENFYEFPDWLEQVEDEISKDKKVLMYCTGGIRCEKFSVLMKEKGWDDVNQLHGGILRYGKEEGGKHYKGKCFVFDDRLVVPVNEDNLEPIAHCEITGKPADTYINCANMECNKLFVCSEEGARKMGGCCSEECRQSEYKRPFDPENAFRPFRKWYNYFDEDFKERQLEEEKAG
- the fahA gene encoding fumarylacetoacetase — its product is MHPTNDPNLESFIEVDSKSHFPIQNLPYGVARSKDDGEVFICTAIGDYVVNLAELDAAGVFDGPHLDGKPVFRERTLNMFMELGGEAWAEARSYISTLLSADEPALRDNQPLRERVLTPMDEVEMLLPVDIGDYTDFYSSEQHATNVGSMFRDPENALKPNWKHLPVGYHGRASSVVVSGTDLHRPKGQILPPDSEDTPVFDACKLCDFELEMGFLTGPGNELGNPISVQDAEDHIFGLMLVNDWSARDIQKWEYQPLGPFLAKNWATTVSPWIVTLDALEPFRIEGPEQDPKPLPYLQSEGKWTFDINLDVFLQSEEMDAPHKVCASNAKNLYWNIAQQLAHQTVTGCNVRPGDLYASGTISGKEKSSYGSMLELSWKGTDPIELPNGESRTFLEDGDEVTMTGYADTDDYRIGFGEVKGKILPAKD
- a CDS encoding gamma carbonic anhydrase family protein, producing MVYEFLNKKPEFPDSAFVAPSADIIGDVNFGEESSVWFNVTIRGDVNWIKVGDRSNIQDNTCIHVMNQTGPTQIGDEVTIGHNAMIHGCTIHDRALIGIHATVLDEAIIESDVIVAAGSLVPPGKRLESGYMYMGSPVEKKRKLTDDEIASIKEHADNYVKYARAYMQKDTYETNPFYSTES
- a CDS encoding T9SS type A sorting domain-containing protein, producing MKYIVQLIILSSFLFLFIGTVQSQNRTQAQKLDLLQQIDRAYNKGNLTLDQRVLLKFSPSEAKSKIANNDIEQPLKCGTSAISDYHRHKSELSPSTINQVESQMQSGRLQASETYQSPGGNFSIHYDTSGNHAVPPGDSNNNGIPDYVEEVAAAADSSYRHEVERLGYTDPIPVGQTYDIEIVNMRDVYNIDYYGVTAPQNQTTFILIENDFAEGFPTNDDPEGNQIGAIKVTVAHEFKHAIQFEANKWNGETADWLEMDATLMEEVVYDDVNDYYNYINGENSIFNNPEGGFYPGSYADITWALFFEEKYGSQFWVDVWETIKDNPSITMINAMTQQLGGATAFDQNYIESQLWHYASGRNAAQGFGFEERQHYPTPPVSSSGNIFTKNFSVPREPSSLSLPGAFAANYFEVPLQSDLVGNLRLESTSKAQNSGVGIITYFNDGTAAPLLYPLADRQASVESSSYSWDNISRLGLVLTNASTSSGDDSSVYLALGGNNFENTLSHNYPNPFTQTTEIRFTLEEKTKVQLKVYDTTGRLVKTLIDEELMPGFYEPTFDGSDLASGVYLYQLVTDREQIVKKMTLIK
- the hemW gene encoding radical SAM family heme chaperone HemW — its product is MSGIYLHIPFCKQACSYCDFYFVTQTSEREHFVQRLVDDIKSYKNTRFVEEKVNSIYFGGGTPSLLAPAQVEQVLDALNEVFDVASRETTLEMNPDDVTSSFLADIKSLGIDRASMGVQSFDPELLQFMNRAHNSEEARQCLELLSQSDFDTFTVDLIYGNPNQSVKQLKKDVKTLLSFAPPHISAYSLTIEPKTRLGKQVELGRIAPPEDDKVAEHFDIINQLFSSEGIERYEVSNYSVPGKEAIHNSSYWEHENYLGFGPGAHSFWWEDAAERWENEQDLRKYLRGEDHPQKEKLALEQLAEERLMMGLRTRKGVAFEEMESRYNYIFGDRQHAYLKRLVKEQKAMVDDRIILTDKGIKIADAIILDLVTLQ